The following proteins are co-located in the Lagenorhynchus albirostris chromosome 2, mLagAlb1.1, whole genome shotgun sequence genome:
- the REG4 gene encoding LOW QUALITY PROTEIN: regenerating islet-derived protein 4 (The sequence of the model RefSeq protein was modified relative to this genomic sequence to represent the inferred CDS: substituted 1 base at 1 genomic stop codon) — MELGLLHRKLCLNRATRPGSIILRPSCATGWFYYKSCCXGYFQKLKNWSDAELECQSYGNGAHLASILNLKEANTIATYIGGCQRNKPIWICLHDLQKGQQWTWLDGATYIYRALSGKSVGGNKYYAEMNATNNSA; from the exons ATGGAGCTGGGGCTTCTGCACCGGAAGCTGTGTCTCAATAGGGCCACCAGACCAGGTT CCATCATCCTGAGACCTAGCTGTGCTACTGGATGGTTTTACTACAAGTCCTGTTGCTAGGGATACTTCCAGAAGCTGAAGAACTGGTCTGATGCTGAG CTCGAGTGTCAGTCATATGGAAACGGAGCCCACCTGGCATCTATCCTGAATTTAAAGGAAGCCAACACCATAGCAACGTACATAGGTGGCTGTCAAAGAAACAAGCCCATATGGATCTGCCTGCATGACTTGCAGAAG GGGCAACAGTGGACGTGGCTCGATGGGGCCACGTATATTTACAGAGCTCTGTCTGGCAAGTCCGTGGGTGGGAACAAGTACTATGCTGAGATGAACGCCACGAACA